A portion of the Stegostoma tigrinum isolate sSteTig4 chromosome 46, sSteTig4.hap1, whole genome shotgun sequence genome contains these proteins:
- the LOC125449540 gene encoding probable G-protein coupled receptor 139 has protein sequence MHGIILSANKIYYMVLAVIGVPVNLLAIMVLSRGKCGLSSCTTCYLVAMAASDLMVLISEVILRQINAYYFPLSFFDITPVCSIIYVLSTAATSCSVWFTVTFSFDRFVTICCQKLKTKYCTKRNAVVVLSTTCTVMCLMHVPFYFRYQPYTILYNLPWLCVSKPSYYSDPSWVGFKWFNTIFYPLLPFILILLLNALTVRHIIVASRVRKGLRGQSKGENHSDPEMASRRMSIILLFTISGSFIILWSIYVINFICKIIPGIYGVDENHSFYVFEQVGVMLVNLSCCTNAFIYGVTQSKFRYQIKKAINCSFT, from the exons ATGCACGGAATTATTCTCAGTGCCAACAAAATATATTACATGGTCCTGGCTGTCATTGGTGTTCCAG TTAATTTACTGGCAATCATGGTCCTGTCTCGTGGAAAGTGTGGCCTGTCTTCCTGCACAACTTgctacctggtggccatggcagcATCAGATCTGATGGTTCTCATCTCTGAGGTTATACTGAGGCAGATCAATGCTTATTATTTCCCATTATCTTTCTTCGATATCACTCCCGTGTGCAGCATCATCTATGTCTTGTCAACAGCAGCCACCTCCTGCTCTGTATGGTTCACAGTCACTTTCAGCTTTGATCGATTTGTCACTATTTGCTGCCAGAAACTGAAAACTAAATATTGCACAAAGAGAAATGCAGTTGTAGTCCTATCAACAACCTGCACTGTAATGTGTTTAATGCATGTTCCTTTCTACTTTAGATATCAACCTTATACAATACTTTACAACTTACCATGGCTCTGTGTTTCAAAGCCGAGCTATTATAGTGATCCAAGCTGGGTGGGATTTAAATGGTTCAATACAATTTTTTATCCATTGCTGCCATTCATTCTAATTCTGCTGCTCAACGCTCTGACAGTCAGACATATTATAGTGGCCAGTCGAGTCCGTAAGGGACTGAGGGGTCAGAGCAAGGGAGAGAATCACAGTGACCCAGAGATGGCGAGCAGAAGGATGTCTATAATTTTACTCTTTACCATTTCTGGCAGCTTTATAATTTTGTGGTCGATATATGTGATAAATTTCATTTGCAAGATTATTCCTGGAATTTATGGCGTCGATGAAAATCATTCTTTCTATGTATTTGAACAAGTTGGAGTTATGTTAGTGAATTTAAGTTGCTGTACAAATGCATTTATTTATGGGGTGACACAATCCAAATTTAGATACCAGATAAAGAAAGCAATAAATTGTTCTTTTACATAA